Proteins found in one Pararge aegeria chromosome 12, ilParAegt1.1, whole genome shotgun sequence genomic segment:
- the LOC120628335 gene encoding uncharacterized protein LOC120628335, with translation MKMVLEDRFITQMVIPVSGGTFYNTKWKSNREHLCAYDMLYHPPDYNPKSARSDRQEPKIIRQNIWDQEIHKGIASTTHCQLGRPKWKPFDLPTKEFVRVQVQNGNPHVRIDGVLQWAVLLTEGKPSLCE, from the exons ATGAAGATGGTACTGGAGGATCGGTTTATCACACAAATGGTTATACCAGTCTCGGGGGGGACGTTTTATAATACGAAATGGAAATCCAATAGGGAACATTTGTGCGCCTATGACATGCTTTACCACCCTCCAGATTATAATCCGAAGTCTGCTAGATCTGACCGACAGGAACCGAAAATCATACGGCAAAATATTTGGGATCAG GAAATTCACAAGGGCATTGCTTCGACGACACACTGTCAGCTCGGTCGGCCGAAATGGAAGCCTTTTGATTTACCTACAAAAGAGTTTGTTAGAGTACAAG tgCAAAACGGGAATCCTCATGTGCGCATTGATGGCGTTCTGCAATGGGCTGTGCTTCTTACTGAAGGGAAACCAAGCCTATGTGAATAA